From one Montipora capricornis isolate CH-2021 chromosome 10, ASM3666992v2, whole genome shotgun sequence genomic stretch:
- the LOC138020427 gene encoding uncharacterized protein: MFLGRGTLMAKFDVASAYRNVAIHPDDRPLLGMKWRGQYFVDLVLPFGLRSAPFIFTAIADLVEWILVHNYRVTFLRHYLDDFLTLGPLASPVCHNNLQTCVHLCTKLGLPLRPDKLEGPATRLTILGIELDSENLQARLPTDKRDRIVSLLDEWSAKRFCKHRELKSLIGHLYNACKVAPQGRTFLRRMIDLLCAFRRDDHPIRLNQEFRRDLTWWRELFQTWDGLSFFCMPTWAPLPDFQVSSDAAGSLGYGAIFKSHWFAGAWSAAQSSSSIAYKELFPIVVAAYLWGRQWVSRRVEFFCDNESVVAVLKSGTSRDKNRMVLLRYLTMLAIHHSFSFTASSVRGKANPVADALSRFQFQRFRRLEPQADPTPSPIPASLLAALQMP, encoded by the coding sequence ATGTTTCTGGGTCGAGGAACGTTAATGGCCAAGTTCGACGTGGCCAGTGCATATCGGAATGTGGCTATCCACCCGGACGATCGCCCCCTTCTTGGCATGAAGTGGCGTGGgcaatattttgtggatttggtGCTCCCTTTTGGGCTGCGTTCAGCACCATTTATTTTCACCGCCATTGCAGACCTGGTTGAATGGATCCTGGTTCACAATTATAGGGTTACATTTCTCCGTCATTACTTGGACGATTTCCTCACTTTGGGCCCACTGGCATCCCCTGTGTGCCACAACAACCTTCAAACCTGCGTTCATCTGTGTACAAAACTTGGCCTTCCCCTTCGTCCAGATAAGTTGGAGGGGCCCGCGACTCGTCTTACAATCCTTGGGATTGAACTTGACTCCGAGAACCTTCAGGCTCGCCTTCCGACTGACAAGAGAGATAGGATTGTTTCACTGTTAGATGAGTGGTCggcaaaacgtttttgtaaacATCGCGAGCTGAAGTCCCTGATTGGCCATCTCTATAACGCCTGCAAGGTCGCCCCACAGGGTAGGACATTCCTTCGCCGGATGATCGACTTGCTTTGTGCCTTTCGCCGTGATGATCACCCCATTAGGCTTAACCAGGAATTTCGGCGGGATTTAACCTGGTGGCGGGAACTGTTCCAAACTTGGGATGGCCTCAGTTTTTTCTGCATGCCCACATGGGCACCTCTCCCGGACTTCCAGGTCTCATCGGATGCAGCTGGCTCTTTGGGCTATGGagctatttttaaatcccactggTTTGCTGGTGCCTGGTCAGCTGCACAAAGTTCCTCATCTATAGCGTACAAGGAGCTCTTCCCAATTGTGGTAGCAGCCTATCTGTGGGGCCGTCAGTGGGTATCTCGGCGGGTCGAGTTCTTTTGTGACAATGAGTCTGTGGTGGCTGTACTTAAGTCTGGCACCTCGCGGGACAAAAACCGAATGGTGTTGCTGCGTTATTTGACTATGCTGGCCATCCATCATTCCTTCTCATTTACAGCTTCATCTGTTCGAGGCAAAGCTAATCCAGTTGCTGATGCACTCTCTCGATTCCAATTTCAGCGGTTCAGACGCCTGGAGCCACAGGCCGACCCAACCCCATCTCCTATTCCTGCCTCCCTTCTGGCAGCGCTTCAGATGCCTTGA